One part of the Aestuariirhabdus litorea genome encodes these proteins:
- the fdxB gene encoding ferredoxin III, nif-specific: MSHYLATTQDGSDWVPQYISSIDSAKCIGCGRCYKVCSRTVLDLVEFETNDDDYDDDYNDFDDDEQRMVMSVASPGDCIGCEACARVCSKNCISHAPKAL, translated from the coding sequence GTGTCCCATTACCTCGCAACCACCCAGGATGGCAGTGACTGGGTCCCCCAGTACATCAGCTCCATCGACTCCGCCAAGTGCATCGGCTGCGGCCGCTGCTACAAGGTCTGTTCGCGAACGGTGCTCGACCTCGTTGAATTCGAAACCAACGATGACGACTACGATGATGACTACAACGACTTTGACGACGATGAACAGCGCATGGTGATGTCGGTCGCCAGCCCCGGCGACTGCATCGGCTGCGAAGCCTGCGCCAGGGTCTGCTCCAAAAACTGCATCAGCCACGCCCCCAAAGCCCTCTGA
- a CDS encoding NifX-associated nitrogen fixation protein produces MYDEMVISDTDPLLESEFIIELVRHLRALDSYGAYEKWSDARILDPLIMTRERKKEMPLIADPDDVTLSNIRAYYNALALTIERECGHLCSPLISLSHEGFGRVLITVGKLVVMDRVLRDAHLFGFRSLEALKTESDKILNQAQAMVSRYPAVAAI; encoded by the coding sequence ATGTACGACGAGATGGTGATTAGTGACACGGACCCCCTGCTGGAAAGCGAGTTCATTATCGAGCTGGTCCGCCACCTGCGGGCGCTGGACAGTTATGGCGCCTATGAGAAGTGGAGCGATGCCCGCATCCTCGACCCGCTGATCATGACCCGCGAACGTAAAAAGGAGATGCCGCTGATCGCCGACCCCGACGACGTGACCCTTTCCAATATTCGCGCCTACTACAACGCCCTGGCGCTGACCATCGAGAGGGAGTGCGGCCACCTCTGCAGCCCGCTCATCAGCCTCAGCCATGAGGGATTCGGACGGGTGCTGATCACCGTTGGCAAGCTGGTGGTGATGGACCGGGTACTGCGCGACGCCCACCTGTTTGGCTTTCGCAGCCTCGAGGCCCTCAAGACCGAGAGCGACAAGATACTCAACCAGGCCCAGGCGATGGTTAGCCGCTATCCCGCCGTGGCCGCTATTTAG
- a CDS encoding NifB/NifX family molybdenum-iron cluster-binding protein, with the protein MKLERHLKLSNPEPGAQQVRVAFATRDRKRIDQHFGSACSFMIYRITPDNCDLLEVAEFTETEQDRNHSKLLTKLELLQGCQAVFCNAIGAAAVRQLLSLGVQPLRALPGTPIAREIRQLQTLWYENPPHWLRQHTQPGQGERRFDAMEAEGWDE; encoded by the coding sequence ATGAAACTGGAACGTCACCTCAAACTGTCCAACCCCGAGCCCGGCGCGCAGCAGGTCCGGGTCGCCTTCGCCACCCGCGACCGCAAGCGCATCGACCAGCATTTTGGCAGCGCCTGCAGCTTTATGATCTACCGCATCACCCCCGACAACTGCGACCTGCTGGAGGTCGCCGAGTTCACCGAAACCGAGCAGGACAGGAACCACAGCAAGCTGCTCACCAAACTGGAACTGCTGCAGGGGTGCCAGGCGGTCTTTTGCAACGCCATCGGTGCCGCCGCCGTCCGCCAGCTCCTCAGCCTCGGTGTCCAGCCCCTGCGCGCCCTGCCCGGCACCCCCATCGCGCGCGAGATCAGGCAACTGCAAACCCTCTGGTACGAGAATCCCCCCCATTGGCTGCGCCAGCATACCCAACCGGGTCAGGGAGAGCGCCGCTTCGATGCCATGGAAGCCGAGGGCTGGGATGAATAA
- the nifN gene encoding nitrogenase iron-molybdenum cofactor biosynthesis protein NifN, whose amino-acid sequence MPQIEPRKRPLAVNPIKSSQPLGATLACLGIRQAIPLLHSSQGCSAFAKVFLVQHFREPIPLQTTAMDQVSTVMGGDENLAEALLTLCSKSCPALILVATTGLTEAQGSDIERVIRQFRQHHPEHQATRIVPLNSPDFKGCLESGFALALEAMIQHLVPANGPGRVASQPRQVNLLVGANHTPADIEQIKEWIAAFGLTPLVLPDISDSLGHLVEQDFSPLTLGGTPVSAFDQLGASAATLVVGRSLARAAKRLEERTAVPSYRFDHLMGLEACDRFIHCLQTLSGQPVPDTIERQRAQLQDAMVDTHFQLGLAPVAIAGDPDLLLAFGDWLSQMGATLVAAVTPVAQRALERLPCTRIQQGDLADLVEMAQEQGAELLIGNSHLASAADQLRLPLIRAGFPQHDIYGAHRRCWVGYGGSAQTLFEIATARLHADPHRISVYHSPLSQKRDNAEPHACTGGCP is encoded by the coding sequence ATGCCCCAGATCGAACCCCGTAAGCGGCCACTGGCGGTCAACCCGATCAAATCCAGCCAGCCACTGGGTGCCACCCTGGCCTGCCTCGGCATCCGCCAGGCGATCCCCCTGCTGCACAGCTCCCAGGGCTGCTCCGCCTTCGCCAAGGTATTTCTGGTCCAGCACTTCCGCGAACCGATCCCCCTGCAGACCACTGCCATGGACCAGGTCAGCACCGTGATGGGGGGGGACGAGAACCTCGCCGAAGCGCTGCTTACCCTCTGCAGCAAGAGCTGCCCGGCGCTGATCCTGGTGGCCACCACCGGCCTCACCGAGGCCCAGGGCAGCGATATCGAGCGGGTGATCCGCCAGTTTCGCCAGCATCATCCCGAACACCAGGCGACCCGTATCGTGCCCCTCAATAGCCCCGACTTCAAAGGCTGTCTGGAGAGCGGTTTTGCCCTCGCCCTGGAGGCGATGATCCAGCACCTGGTGCCGGCCAACGGCCCTGGGCGGGTCGCCAGCCAGCCCCGCCAGGTCAATCTGCTGGTGGGTGCCAACCACACCCCGGCGGATATCGAGCAGATCAAGGAATGGATAGCAGCCTTCGGCCTCACGCCGCTGGTGCTGCCCGATATCAGCGACTCCCTCGGCCACCTGGTGGAGCAGGATTTCAGCCCCCTGACCCTGGGCGGCACTCCGGTCTCCGCCTTCGACCAGCTCGGCGCCAGCGCCGCCACCCTGGTGGTGGGGCGCTCCCTGGCGCGCGCCGCGAAGCGACTCGAGGAGCGCACCGCGGTGCCCAGCTACCGTTTCGACCACCTGATGGGGCTGGAAGCCTGCGACCGTTTTATCCACTGCCTGCAAACCCTCAGCGGCCAGCCGGTACCCGATACTATCGAGCGCCAGCGCGCACAGCTGCAGGATGCCATGGTTGATACCCATTTCCAGCTGGGCCTGGCCCCGGTGGCCATCGCCGGCGATCCCGACCTGCTGCTGGCCTTTGGCGACTGGCTCAGCCAGATGGGCGCCACCCTGGTGGCAGCGGTCACCCCGGTGGCGCAGCGCGCCCTCGAACGCCTGCCCTGCACCCGCATCCAGCAGGGTGACCTGGCCGACCTGGTGGAGATGGCACAAGAGCAGGGGGCCGAACTGCTGATCGGCAACAGCCACCTGGCCAGCGCCGCCGACCAGCTCCGGCTGCCCCTGATCCGCGCCGGCTTCCCCCAGCACGACATCTACGGCGCCCACCGGCGCTGCTGGGTCGGCTACGGCGGCAGCGCCCAGACCCTGTTCGAAATCGCCACGGCACGGCTGCACGCCGACCCTCACCGCATATCGGTCTACCACTCGCCATTAAGCCAGAAGCGGGACAACGCCGAGCCCCACGCGTGCACAGGAGGATGCCCATGA
- the nifE gene encoding nitrogenase iron-molybdenum cofactor biosynthesis protein NifE, with protein MKARDIAELLDEPACDHNDKAKSGCARPAPGASAGGCAFDGAQIALLPIADVAHIVHGPIACAGNSWDNRGTRSSGPDLYRLGLTTDLTEQDVIMGRSEKRLFHSIKQAIDSHQPAAVLVYNTCLPAMIGDDLEAVCRAASERWHTPVVPVDCAGFYGSKNLGNRIAGEAMLKHVIGTADKAPKPHHPAGIPVYDINLIGEYNIAGELWNVLPLLDELGLRVLCTLSGDARFHEVQSMHQAEVNMMVCSKAMVNVARKLKASYGTPWFEGSFYGVRDTSQALRDFARLIGDPDLSRRTELLIAREEARIDAELEPWREQLRGKRVLLYTGGVKSWSVVSALQDLGMTVVATGTKKSTEEDKARIRELMGEEAVMIESGNARALLDRVAEYRADMLIAGGRNLYTALKARLPFLDINQEREFGYAGYRGMKELARQLCISLGNPVWPQVRRPAPWASSQPSLPTPEPKE; from the coding sequence ATGAAAGCCCGCGACATAGCCGAACTCCTCGACGAGCCCGCCTGCGACCATAACGATAAGGCCAAATCCGGATGCGCGCGTCCCGCCCCTGGCGCCTCCGCCGGCGGCTGTGCTTTTGACGGCGCCCAGATTGCCCTACTGCCGATCGCCGACGTTGCTCACATTGTCCACGGCCCTATCGCCTGCGCTGGCAACTCCTGGGACAACCGCGGCACCCGCTCCAGCGGTCCCGACCTCTACCGTCTCGGCCTGACAACCGACCTGACCGAACAGGATGTGATCATGGGGCGCAGCGAAAAGCGCCTGTTCCACAGTATCAAGCAGGCGATCGACAGCCACCAGCCGGCGGCGGTTCTGGTCTATAACACCTGCCTGCCGGCGATGATCGGCGACGATCTGGAGGCGGTCTGCCGTGCCGCCAGCGAACGCTGGCATACCCCGGTGGTGCCGGTGGACTGTGCCGGCTTTTACGGCTCCAAAAACCTTGGTAACCGCATCGCGGGTGAAGCCATGCTCAAGCACGTGATCGGCACCGCCGACAAAGCCCCCAAGCCCCACCATCCGGCGGGCATTCCGGTCTACGACATCAACCTGATCGGCGAGTACAACATCGCCGGTGAGCTGTGGAATGTGCTGCCGCTGCTCGACGAGCTGGGGCTGCGGGTGCTCTGCACCCTGTCGGGGGATGCCCGCTTTCACGAAGTGCAGAGCATGCACCAGGCTGAGGTCAATATGATGGTCTGTTCCAAGGCGATGGTGAACGTTGCTCGCAAACTCAAGGCCAGCTACGGCACCCCCTGGTTCGAGGGCAGTTTCTACGGAGTACGCGACACCTCCCAGGCGTTGCGGGATTTCGCCCGCCTGATCGGCGACCCCGACCTGAGCCGCCGCACCGAGCTGCTGATCGCCCGCGAGGAGGCGCGCATCGACGCCGAACTTGAGCCCTGGCGCGAGCAGCTCAGGGGTAAGCGGGTGTTGCTCTACACCGGCGGGGTCAAATCCTGGTCGGTGGTGTCAGCTCTGCAGGACCTGGGAATGACGGTGGTCGCCACCGGTACCAAGAAATCCACCGAGGAGGACAAGGCGCGCATCCGCGAGCTGATGGGGGAGGAGGCGGTGATGATCGAGAGCGGCAATGCCCGCGCCCTGCTCGACCGGGTCGCCGAATACCGGGCCGACATGCTGATCGCGGGAGGACGCAACCTCTACACCGCTCTCAAGGCACGACTGCCCTTCCTCGACATCAACCAGGAGCGCGAATTCGGCTACGCCGGCTACCGAGGTATGAAGGAGCTGGCCCGCCAGCTCTGCATCAGCCTCGGCAATCCGGTGTGGCCGCAGGTGCGCCGACCCGCTCCCTGGGCGAGCAGCCAGCCATCACTGCCCACCCCGGAGCCCAAGGAGTAA
- a CDS encoding substrate-binding periplasmic protein: MPLSLRCCLLLLVACLSGPAWAESRLLFAYGKHDGPPHAFMSERAPRELQGGILFDIGMEIGRRLEVRVGFVEVPRPRLPSWLEEGKVHAHCQLNPEWVDVPQQLLWSHELFSTADRFYLAGSRSENVHRHEDLKGMRLGAIRGYTYSEPLTRLVNSGAVQREDASSTQQLVQMLVRGRIEALLTDEIVADYLLSLQPYDIAGAPLEDARQGRFCAYSAKAPIPFERFNEVVRAMIDEGRVREIINQYR, translated from the coding sequence ATGCCATTGAGTCTTCGCTGTTGCCTGCTGTTGCTGGTCGCCTGCCTGAGTGGGCCGGCCTGGGCCGAGAGCAGACTGCTGTTTGCTTACGGCAAGCACGATGGCCCTCCCCATGCCTTTATGAGCGAGCGGGCTCCGCGGGAGTTACAGGGGGGCATTCTCTTCGATATCGGGATGGAGATCGGGCGCCGCCTTGAGGTCAGGGTGGGCTTTGTCGAGGTGCCCCGCCCACGACTGCCGAGCTGGCTGGAGGAGGGCAAGGTACATGCCCATTGCCAGCTGAACCCTGAATGGGTAGATGTCCCCCAGCAGCTGCTCTGGAGCCATGAGCTGTTCAGCACCGCCGACCGCTTCTACCTGGCGGGCAGTCGCAGTGAAAACGTTCACCGTCATGAGGACCTAAAGGGGATGCGACTCGGGGCCATACGAGGCTATACCTACTCCGAGCCCCTGACCCGGCTCGTCAATAGCGGTGCGGTGCAGCGGGAGGATGCTTCGTCTACGCAGCAGCTGGTGCAGATGCTGGTGCGGGGGCGAATCGAAGCCCTGTTAACGGATGAGATCGTCGCCGACTATCTGCTCTCCCTACAGCCCTATGATATAGCGGGCGCGCCCCTGGAAGATGCCCGCCAGGGACGGTTTTGCGCCTACTCGGCCAAGGCCCCGATCCCCTTCGAGCGCTTCAATGAGGTGGTACGGGCGATGATCGATGAGGGACGAGTGCGGGAGATCATCAACCAGTACCGTTGA
- a CDS encoding dienelactone hydrolase family protein, which yields MSNAQAQNLTPLQPIPQEAFDWYDEYAHGVIDRRTFMARLSTLVTATLTLSMLSSALLPNYALAEQVSFNDPAIRAEYVTFDSPLGHGEGRGYLVLPTALAARGPVVLVVHENRGLNPYIEDVARRLAKAGLIAFAPDALYPLGGYPGNDDEGRTLQKSMDRGRIEQDFIAAAHFLKGHERSSGKLGVVGFCFGGYITNMLAATMGDDLNAGVPFYGTPAAAELRSNIKAPLLIQLAGLDERVNATWPDYESDLKRYQVDYQVHIYPDVSHGFHNDSTGRYNEAAAELAWERTLAFFNQHLG from the coding sequence ATGTCTAATGCCCAGGCGCAGAACCTGACCCCCTTGCAACCCATTCCCCAGGAAGCCTTCGACTGGTATGACGAGTACGCCCATGGGGTGATCGACCGGCGAACCTTTATGGCGCGCCTCTCGACCCTGGTCACCGCCACCCTTACCCTCAGTATGTTGTCCTCGGCGCTGCTACCCAACTACGCGCTGGCCGAGCAGGTCTCCTTCAATGATCCGGCGATCCGGGCCGAGTACGTCACCTTCGACTCCCCCCTGGGGCACGGCGAGGGACGCGGCTACCTGGTGCTACCAACCGCACTGGCCGCCAGGGGGCCGGTGGTGTTGGTGGTACATGAAAACCGGGGCCTTAATCCCTATATCGAGGACGTGGCAAGGCGCCTCGCGAAAGCTGGCCTCATCGCCTTTGCCCCGGACGCCCTCTACCCTCTGGGGGGCTACCCCGGTAACGATGACGAGGGTCGCACGCTGCAGAAGTCGATGGACCGGGGCAGGATCGAACAGGATTTCATCGCCGCTGCCCACTTCCTCAAGGGCCATGAGCGCAGCAGTGGCAAGTTGGGCGTGGTGGGGTTTTGCTTCGGCGGTTACATCACCAATATGCTGGCTGCGACCATGGGAGACGATCTTAATGCCGGAGTACCCTTCTATGGCACTCCGGCAGCGGCCGAGTTGCGCAGCAACATCAAGGCCCCCTTGTTGATCCAGCTGGCGGGGTTGGATGAGCGGGTCAACGCCACCTGGCCGGACTATGAAAGCGATCTCAAACGCTACCAGGTGGACTACCAGGTGCATATCTATCCCGATGTGAGTCACGGTTTCCACAACGACTCCACCGGGCGCTACAACGAAGCGGCGGCCGAGCTCGCCTGGGAGCGGACCCTGGCCTTCTTTAACCAGCACCTGGGGTGA
- a CDS encoding GNAT family N-acetyltransferase: MAGEGVDWQWSPWTGLERESLYAILRLRQAVFVVEQNCPYQDADGLDATAWHLGGWRGEGDARELVAYLRVVFPGVNYEEPSVGRVVTAASVRGQGVGRALTAEGVARVEAQYPGAAIRISAQLYLKGFYRGFGFEVVGEPYEEDGIPHIEMLRPGR, encoded by the coding sequence ATGGCGGGTGAAGGGGTTGATTGGCAGTGGAGTCCCTGGACGGGGCTGGAGCGGGAATCGCTCTACGCCATCTTGCGGCTGCGGCAGGCGGTGTTTGTGGTGGAACAGAACTGCCCCTATCAGGATGCCGATGGCCTCGACGCGACAGCCTGGCATCTCGGTGGCTGGCGAGGAGAGGGGGATGCCCGTGAGTTGGTGGCCTATCTGCGGGTGGTTTTTCCTGGCGTTAATTATGAGGAACCCTCAGTTGGGCGAGTGGTGACGGCTGCTTCTGTGCGTGGCCAGGGGGTGGGGCGGGCACTGACCGCCGAAGGAGTTGCCCGCGTTGAGGCCCAGTACCCGGGGGCGGCGATTCGTATCTCGGCCCAGCTCTACCTGAAGGGGTTCTACCGCGGCTTTGGTTTCGAGGTGGTGGGCGAGCCCTACGAGGAGGATGGTATCCCCCACATCGAGATGCTGCGCCCGGGCCGGTAG
- a CDS encoding NifB/NifX family molybdenum-iron cluster-binding protein, producing the protein MTRDTFQFTIAFATNGGDLIDGHFGSCTQFDIYRFDSTRIEFVESRPALSVGGVEKNKVRADQLDDCQLLYVASIGGPAAAKVIRQGIHPLRDSQQTPIDQALLSLQAVVATNPPPWMAKQMGLHPRAEACA; encoded by the coding sequence ATGACCCGCGATACCTTCCAGTTCACCATCGCCTTTGCCACCAATGGTGGCGACCTGATCGATGGGCACTTCGGTAGCTGCACACAGTTTGATATCTACCGCTTCGACAGCACGCGGATCGAGTTTGTTGAGAGCCGCCCGGCGCTATCGGTCGGGGGTGTGGAAAAGAACAAGGTGCGGGCCGATCAGCTGGACGACTGCCAGCTGTTATACGTCGCCTCCATCGGCGGACCCGCCGCCGCCAAGGTGATCCGCCAGGGTATCCACCCCCTCAGGGACAGCCAACAAACACCCATCGACCAGGCGCTACTGAGCCTGCAGGCCGTGGTCGCGACCAACCCGCCACCCTGGATGGCCAAACAGATGGGGCTACACCCCCGGGCCGAGGCCTGCGCGTGA
- a CDS encoding 4Fe-4S binding protein → MALKIIEDECISCGDCVPECPTESITESLVAFKIKADSCTECEGESDKPKCVLICPIDDCIIAA, encoded by the coding sequence ATGGCACTGAAAATCATTGAAGACGAATGCATCTCCTGTGGCGACTGCGTACCGGAGTGCCCCACGGAGTCCATCACCGAAAGCCTGGTGGCCTTCAAGATCAAGGCCGACAGCTGCACAGAATGTGAGGGAGAATCGGATAAGCCCAAGTGCGTGCTTATCTGCCCGATCGACGACTGCATCATCGCCGCTTGA
- the nifT gene encoding putative nitrogen fixation protein NifT, whose amino-acid sequence MPSVMLRENEGQLSLYIAKKDLEAMVVSLEHDSSDHWGGRIELDDGSAWYLDPMDKPKLPKTVRVRRA is encoded by the coding sequence ATGCCCAGCGTAATGCTCAGGGAAAATGAAGGCCAACTCTCCCTCTATATCGCCAAGAAAGATCTCGAGGCGATGGTGGTTTCACTGGAACACGACAGCAGTGACCACTGGGGAGGACGGATCGAACTGGACGACGGCAGCGCCTGGTACCTCGATCCGATGGACAAACCCAAACTGCCTAAAACCGTACGGGTGCGCCGGGCCTAG
- the nifK gene encoding nitrogenase molybdenum-iron protein subunit beta — protein MSQTADNVKPCYPLFQQPEYQELLARKKASMEDPAADAKVKEIFDWTTSEEYQEINFARKALTIDPAKACQPLGAVLCALGFEKTLPYVHGSQGCVAYFRTYFNRHFKEPVMTVSDSMTEDSAVFGGQQNMKDGLENANALYKPEIIAVSTTCMAEVIGDDLNAFIGNAKKEGHIPVDMPTPFAHTPSFVGSHTNGWDGMFEGFARTFTLNDMEGKEVGSSGKLNLVPGFETYLGNYRVLKRMMADMGVEASLLSDPSEVLDTPADGKYRMYEGGTTQAEIKEAPNAIDSLLLQPWALTKTKKFVQTTWKQPATAIDYPMGLAATDRFLMTVSELTGKEIPESLALERGRLVDMMQDSHTWLHGKKFAIYGDPDFVMGLARFLLELGAEPSIILCQNGNKRFAKALQSVLDASPFGAQCEIHIGKDLWHLRSLLFTNKPDFVIGNSYGKFLQRDTLAKGKEFEVPLIRLGFPIFDRHHLHRQTTLGYEGAMQVLTTLVNSVLEKLDAETMEIGVTDYNFDLVR, from the coding sequence ATGAGTCAAACTGCAGACAACGTAAAACCCTGCTATCCGCTGTTCCAACAGCCGGAGTATCAGGAGCTGCTGGCCCGCAAGAAAGCCAGCATGGAAGACCCCGCCGCCGATGCTAAGGTGAAGGAGATCTTCGACTGGACCACCAGCGAGGAGTACCAGGAGATCAACTTCGCCCGCAAGGCGCTCACCATCGACCCGGCCAAGGCCTGCCAACCCCTGGGGGCGGTCCTCTGCGCCCTGGGCTTTGAAAAGACCCTGCCCTACGTGCACGGTTCCCAGGGCTGCGTGGCCTACTTCCGCACCTACTTCAACCGTCACTTCAAAGAGCCGGTGATGACCGTATCCGACTCCATGACCGAGGATTCGGCGGTGTTCGGCGGCCAGCAAAACATGAAGGATGGTCTCGAAAACGCCAACGCGCTCTACAAGCCGGAGATCATTGCCGTCTCCACCACCTGCATGGCGGAAGTGATCGGCGACGACCTTAACGCTTTCATCGGCAACGCCAAGAAGGAGGGCCATATCCCCGTCGATATGCCCACCCCTTTCGCCCATACCCCAAGCTTCGTGGGCAGCCACACCAATGGCTGGGATGGCATGTTTGAAGGCTTCGCCCGCACCTTTACCCTCAACGATATGGAGGGCAAGGAGGTCGGCAGTAGCGGCAAGCTCAACCTGGTACCCGGTTTCGAAACCTACCTCGGCAACTACCGTGTGCTCAAGCGCATGATGGCCGATATGGGGGTAGAGGCCAGCCTGCTGAGTGACCCCAGCGAAGTGCTCGACACCCCGGCCGATGGCAAGTACCGCATGTACGAGGGGGGCACCACCCAGGCCGAAATCAAGGAGGCACCCAACGCCATCGACAGCCTGTTGCTGCAGCCCTGGGCGCTGACCAAAACCAAGAAGTTCGTGCAGACCACCTGGAAGCAGCCCGCTACCGCCATCGACTACCCGATGGGGCTGGCGGCCACCGACCGCTTCCTGATGACCGTCTCCGAACTGACCGGCAAAGAGATCCCGGAAAGCCTGGCACTGGAGCGGGGCCGCCTGGTGGACATGATGCAGGACTCCCACACCTGGCTGCACGGCAAGAAGTTCGCGATCTACGGTGACCCCGACTTCGTGATGGGGCTGGCCAGGTTCCTGCTGGAGCTGGGGGCAGAGCCTTCCATCATCCTCTGCCAGAACGGCAACAAGCGTTTTGCCAAGGCCTTGCAGAGCGTACTAGACGCCTCCCCCTTTGGCGCCCAGTGCGAGATCCACATTGGCAAAGACCTGTGGCACCTGCGCTCGCTGCTGTTCACCAACAAGCCGGACTTCGTTATCGGCAACTCCTACGGCAAGTTCCTGCAGCGCGACACCCTCGCCAAGGGCAAGGAGTTCGAAGTACCACTGATCCGCCTCGGCTTCCCGATCTTTGATCGTCACCACCTGCACCGCCAGACCACCCTCGGGTATGAAGGCGCCATGCAGGTATTGACCACCCTGGTCAATTCGGTGCTCGAAAAGCTTGACGCCGAAACCATGGAGATCGGTGTTACTGACTACAACTTCGACCTGGTCCGCTAG
- the nifD gene encoding nitrogenase molybdenum-iron protein alpha chain, which translates to MSSLHVEETKALIEEVLEVYPEKARKDRAKHLAVAEPGQETKGCITSNRKALPGVLTNRGCAYAGSKGVVWGPIKDMIHISHGPVGCGQYSRAGRRNYYVGTTGVDSYGTMNFTSDFQEKDIVFGGDKKLATLIDEIEQLFPLNKGISVQSECPIGLIGDDIEAVAKSKSAELGKPVVPVRCEGFRGVSQSLGHHIANDAVRDWVLSEDHKREVGPYDVALIADYNIGGDAWSSRILLEEMGLNVVTQWSGDGTLNEVQNNVNVKLNLLHCYRSMNYLARHMEEKYDIPWVEFNFFGPTKTEESLRKIASFFDETIQANAEQVIAKYKAQTQAIIDKYRPRLEGKRVMLYVGGLRPRHTIGAYQDLGMEVVGTGYEFGHNDDYERTLEDLSNATLLYDDVTGFEFEEFVKAIKPDLIGGGIKEKYIFQKMGIPFRQMHSWDYSGPYHGYDGFAIFARDMDMTLNNPCWKELTAPWKKSA; encoded by the coding sequence ATGTCGAGTTTACATGTTGAAGAGACCAAAGCGCTGATCGAAGAGGTGCTTGAGGTCTACCCTGAAAAGGCGCGGAAGGACCGTGCCAAACACCTGGCCGTGGCAGAGCCCGGCCAGGAGACCAAGGGCTGCATCACCTCCAACCGCAAGGCTTTGCCCGGTGTCCTCACCAACCGGGGCTGTGCCTACGCCGGCTCCAAGGGGGTAGTGTGGGGTCCCATCAAGGACATGATCCACATCTCCCACGGACCGGTGGGTTGTGGCCAATATTCCCGCGCCGGGCGTCGTAACTACTACGTTGGTACCACCGGCGTGGACAGCTACGGCACCATGAACTTCACCTCCGATTTCCAGGAGAAGGACATCGTCTTCGGCGGTGACAAGAAACTGGCCACGCTGATCGACGAAATCGAGCAGCTGTTTCCCCTCAACAAGGGGATCTCGGTACAGTCGGAGTGCCCGATCGGTCTTATCGGTGACGATATCGAGGCGGTCGCCAAAAGCAAATCCGCCGAGCTTGGCAAACCGGTGGTACCGGTGCGCTGCGAAGGCTTCCGCGGTGTTTCCCAGTCCCTTGGACACCACATCGCCAACGATGCGGTCCGTGACTGGGTACTGTCGGAAGATCACAAGCGCGAAGTCGGTCCCTACGATGTCGCCCTCATCGCCGACTACAACATCGGCGGGGATGCCTGGTCCTCCCGTATCCTGCTGGAAGAGATGGGCCTCAACGTGGTCACCCAGTGGTCCGGGGATGGCACCCTCAACGAGGTGCAGAACAACGTCAACGTCAAGCTGAACCTGCTGCACTGCTACCGCTCCATGAACTACCTGGCGCGCCACATGGAGGAGAAGTACGACATCCCCTGGGTGGAGTTCAACTTCTTCGGCCCCACCAAAACCGAGGAGAGCCTGCGCAAGATCGCCAGCTTCTTCGACGAGACCATCCAGGCCAACGCCGAGCAGGTGATCGCCAAGTACAAGGCCCAGACCCAGGCCATCATCGACAAGTACCGTCCCCGCCTCGAAGGCAAGCGGGTGATGCTCTATGTCGGCGGCCTGCGTCCCCGTCACACCATCGGTGCTTACCAGGACCTGGGGATGGAGGTGGTGGGTACCGGCTACGAGTTCGGTCATAACGACGATTACGAGCGCACCCTGGAAGACCTCAGCAACGCCACCCTGCTGTACGACGATGTCACCGGCTTCGAGTTCGAGGAGTTCGTCAAGGCGATCAAGCCCGACCTGATCGGCGGTGGTATCAAGGAGAAGTACATCTTCCAGAAGATGGGTATCCCCTTCCGCCAGATGCACTCCTGGGATTATTCCGGCCCCTATCACGGCTACGACGGCTTCGCCATCTTCGCCCGCGATATGGACATGACCCTCAACAACCCCTGCTGGAAGGAGCTGACTGCGCCCTGGAAAAAGAGCGCCTGA